A single window of Synechococcus sp. CBW1004 DNA harbors:
- a CDS encoding ribonuclease III family protein: MPPERRSQLLAFLRRLDLDPAAAGGPQSGTCRRRLELVDEALSHTSAGLRRNHEALEFLGDAVLRLAAAAFLQREHPSLSVGRCSSLRAQLVSDRWLAELAERLDLEAVLRIGAVAAGDQAARATLRAECCEALVGAVYEGWGGAEGGLKAVQHWLDPHWRQASAVLLADPLRHNWKSGLQEWSQGQRLGLPAYSCRERSRAHGDPRRFHCTVRLEGGRAGGRPLEAEGWGGSRREAEQQAARAALEALGISGADKQPGAQG, encoded by the coding sequence ATGCCACCTGAGCGCCGATCCCAGCTGCTGGCCTTCCTGCGCCGGCTCGACCTCGATCCCGCCGCCGCAGGAGGCCCGCAGAGCGGCACCTGCCGCCGCCGCCTGGAGCTGGTGGATGAGGCCCTGTCACACACCTCCGCAGGGCTGCGGCGCAACCACGAGGCGCTGGAGTTTCTCGGCGATGCCGTGCTGCGCCTGGCCGCCGCCGCCTTCCTGCAGCGCGAGCATCCCAGCCTGAGTGTTGGCCGGTGCTCGTCGCTGCGAGCCCAGCTGGTGAGCGACCGCTGGCTCGCCGAGCTGGCGGAGCGGCTGGATCTGGAGGCGGTGCTGCGCATCGGCGCCGTGGCCGCCGGCGATCAGGCCGCCAGGGCGACGCTGCGGGCCGAATGCTGCGAGGCACTGGTGGGGGCGGTCTATGAGGGCTGGGGGGGCGCCGAAGGAGGCCTGAAGGCGGTGCAACACTGGCTCGATCCCCACTGGCGGCAGGCCAGCGCCGTGCTGCTGGCCGACCCCCTGCGCCACAACTGGAAGTCGGGGCTGCAGGAATGGAGCCAGGGTCAGCGGCTGGGCCTGCCCGCCTACAGCTGCCGCGAGCGCAGCCGCGCCCATGGCGATCCGCGCCGCTTTCACTGCACGGTGCGGCTGGAGGGCGGCCGGGCTGGCGGTCGCCCCCTGGAGGCCGAGGGCTGGGGCGGGTCGCGCCGTGAGGCCGAACAGCAGGCCGCCCGGGCCGCCCTGGAGGCCCTGGGGATCAGCGGCGCAGACAAGCAGCCCGGTGCTCAGGGCTGA
- a CDS encoding IS5 family transposase: MYRREHRYQLSFEDFFLPFGGKLSGDNRWIKLAELIPWDELEDDYAAQFCKGFGAPAKPFRMALGALIIKTRLGLTDEELVEQIKENPYLQFFIGLEAFQSSAPFDPSMMVYFRKRLPEAIVNECNERIVRHGLKMIRSSDPQGTGDDDGSGGSTSPPDQPKPSLQKQPNQGSLLIDATCAPVDIRHPTDLSLLNEAREVTEILIDAMHPQVRERFGYKPRTHRKKARQQFLAVAKKKKPRISKIRKAIKQQLGHLKRNLASVDALIACGGSLLAAGRHIYRKLLVISELVRQQTILYHADSRSIPDRIVSLCQAHIRPIVRGKARCNVEFGAKISISVTGEGFTFLDRLSYDPYNEGEDLKGQAISYRRRHGHYPMVICADQIYRTRSNRAFCQRHGIRLSGPRLGRPKNDPELVAAEKQQFIDDQRQRNAVEGKIGQGKRRFGLGLIREKLAVTQGSTIALNILVMNLEKLLELLFVLFASWLQLLLCNQPGKGSPFVCVSTHLSPT; encoded by the coding sequence ATGTATCGGCGTGAGCATCGTTATCAGCTCTCGTTCGAAGACTTCTTCCTGCCGTTTGGCGGCAAACTCTCCGGTGATAATCGGTGGATCAAGCTGGCTGAGCTCATTCCGTGGGATGAACTGGAGGACGACTACGCAGCGCAATTCTGTAAGGGCTTTGGAGCACCGGCAAAACCCTTTCGCATGGCACTGGGTGCCTTGATCATCAAGACCCGTCTCGGGCTCACGGATGAAGAACTGGTGGAGCAGATCAAGGAAAACCCCTATCTCCAGTTTTTCATTGGCTTGGAAGCGTTCCAGTCTTCGGCGCCGTTTGATCCATCGATGATGGTGTATTTCCGCAAGCGCTTGCCAGAAGCGATTGTGAATGAATGCAATGAAAGGATTGTGCGCCACGGCCTGAAAATGATTCGCTCATCAGATCCCCAGGGCACAGGGGATGACGACGGCAGTGGCGGATCGACCAGTCCTCCCGACCAACCAAAGCCATCCTTGCAGAAGCAGCCGAATCAGGGTTCACTCTTGATCGATGCCACCTGTGCGCCGGTGGATATCCGTCATCCCACCGATCTATCCCTGCTCAATGAAGCCAGGGAGGTGACTGAGATCCTGATTGATGCGATGCATCCCCAGGTCAGGGAACGCTTCGGCTACAAGCCGCGTACACACCGCAAAAAGGCGAGGCAGCAGTTTCTTGCAGTGGCCAAAAAGAAGAAGCCAAGGATCAGCAAGATCCGCAAAGCGATCAAGCAGCAGCTTGGTCACCTCAAGCGGAATCTGGCAAGCGTTGACGCCCTGATCGCCTGTGGTGGCAGCCTTCTGGCCGCCGGACGGCATATCTACCGGAAGTTGCTGGTGATCAGCGAGCTGGTCCGCCAGCAGACTATTCTCTATCACGCAGACAGCAGAAGCATCCCAGATCGCATCGTCAGCCTCTGCCAGGCACATATCAGGCCGATTGTCCGCGGGAAAGCTCGTTGCAATGTTGAGTTCGGAGCCAAGATCTCAATCTCTGTCACCGGCGAGGGATTCACCTTCCTCGATCGCCTGAGTTATGACCCCTACAACGAAGGAGAAGACCTCAAGGGTCAAGCGATTTCCTATCGGCGTCGCCATGGTCACTATCCGATGGTGATTTGTGCTGACCAGATCTACCGCACAAGATCGAACCGTGCCTTCTGCCAGCGCCATGGAATCCGTTTGAGTGGCCCGCGACTTGGACGGCCGAAGAACGATCCTGAATTGGTGGCTGCCGAGAAGCAGCAGTTCATCGATGACCAGCGCCAAAGGAATGCCGTTGAAGGCAAGATCGGCCAAGGCAAGAGGCGTTTTGGACTGGGCCTGATTCGTGAGAAGCTCGCTGTGACCCAGGGTTCAACCATTGCACTCAATATTCTGGTGATGAACCTCGAGAAGCTGCTGGAGCTTCTTTTTGTTCTTTTTGCGTCCTGGCTGCAACTTCTCCTGTGCAATCAACCAGGCAAGGGGTCCCCATTCGTGTGTGTGAGCACTCATCTCAGCCCCACATGA